A genomic region of Micromonospora sp. NBC_01796 contains the following coding sequences:
- a CDS encoding MMPL family transporter: protein MFAALGRSMWRWRWPVLGAWLVLVLAGATLGGQVFDRLSSTDNLRSDAESQVAQARIDQLLPEGPIVVAVVRDRDPYDPPLVESVTKISAELRTLPGVAGVDDLYSAPGGQIGADNRSTLVRVELVDGQSDVERERVEDRVTELLRRIDAPQVLVGGEKLAERAFADQAIRDAAVGESIALVVLLVVLVVIVGGFLAGAIPLLAALGAVAVTLLGLLGLASVTEVGEFTVNVVTLLGIGLSVDYALLLLFRFREERDADPDAGPAELLGRMLASAGRAVLISGLAVAAAMTGLFVFAEPLLAAMALGGALVVALATLAGLTAVPALIAVGHRRIPAAGARTWATRAVGAVVGLPRRVRPARSTPVSGTPQRPHPRSTPVGGGLLVRLATFAQSRPGPVVVTVSAGLLLLSLPFLFGANLANSDARALPSDMEARQVHDVLLRDFESGRAQPVVVVVSADPATSAVRDLMNQLNRLPNVIQMQPRPDVPGNALVIDLTPEGATAGPESRELVRAVRALDAPVPLLVGGAAAELVDYRSSVAQRLPLAVLVLLLVTGVLLFVLTGSVVIGVKALVMNALTLLATLGILVVVFQWGVGSALLGVESWGAIDLTTPVLLFVFVYGLSMDYEVFLLSRIREEWLRWSGQVTAAGRASAGDRAVLAGITRTGPVVTAAAVCIVVVFLGFLLGDLTAVKEIGFGMAVAVILDVTVVRGLLLPALMSLLGEWNWWAPGPLRRLHERWSGRVDRRRWRFRCPLEPAAEPRHIRPGTLMLTDS from the coding sequence ATGTTCGCTGCACTCGGGCGTTCGATGTGGCGCTGGCGGTGGCCGGTGCTGGGAGCGTGGCTCGTCCTCGTGCTCGCCGGTGCGACCCTCGGCGGACAGGTCTTCGACCGGTTGTCGAGTACGGACAACCTGCGGTCGGACGCCGAGTCGCAGGTGGCGCAGGCTCGGATCGACCAGCTCCTGCCCGAGGGGCCGATCGTGGTGGCCGTGGTCCGGGACCGGGACCCGTACGACCCGCCGCTGGTGGAGAGTGTCACCAAGATCTCCGCCGAGCTGCGCACCCTGCCGGGTGTGGCCGGTGTGGACGATCTCTACAGCGCGCCGGGCGGGCAGATCGGCGCCGACAACCGCAGCACCCTGGTCCGGGTCGAGCTGGTCGACGGGCAGTCGGACGTCGAGCGGGAACGGGTCGAGGACCGGGTGACCGAGCTGCTGCGTCGGATCGACGCGCCGCAGGTCCTGGTCGGTGGCGAGAAGCTGGCCGAGCGGGCGTTCGCCGACCAGGCGATCCGGGACGCGGCGGTGGGCGAGTCGATCGCGCTGGTCGTGCTCCTGGTCGTCCTCGTGGTGATCGTCGGAGGGTTCCTGGCCGGGGCGATCCCGCTGCTGGCGGCGCTCGGCGCGGTCGCGGTGACGCTGCTCGGCCTGCTCGGCCTGGCCTCGGTGACCGAGGTCGGCGAGTTCACCGTCAACGTGGTCACCCTGCTCGGCATCGGCCTGAGCGTCGACTACGCGCTGCTGCTGCTGTTCCGGTTCCGGGAGGAGCGGGACGCCGACCCGGACGCCGGTCCGGCGGAGTTGCTCGGCCGTATGCTGGCCAGCGCCGGGCGGGCGGTGCTGATCTCCGGGCTCGCCGTGGCGGCTGCGATGACCGGCCTGTTCGTCTTCGCCGAGCCGCTGCTCGCGGCGATGGCGCTGGGCGGTGCCCTGGTCGTGGCGCTGGCGACGCTGGCCGGGCTGACCGCCGTACCGGCGCTCATCGCGGTCGGCCACCGGCGGATCCCGGCGGCGGGCGCGCGGACCTGGGCCACCCGCGCGGTCGGCGCGGTTGTCGGCCTGCCCCGCCGGGTCCGCCCCGCACGGTCCACCCCCGTTTCGGGTACGCCGCAGCGCCCACACCCGCGTTCCACCCCGGTCGGCGGGGGACTGCTCGTCCGGTTGGCCACGTTCGCCCAGTCCCGGCCGGGGCCGGTGGTCGTCACCGTCTCGGCCGGACTGCTCCTGCTCTCCCTGCCCTTCCTGTTCGGCGCGAACCTGGCCAACTCCGACGCGCGGGCGCTGCCGTCGGACATGGAGGCACGCCAGGTGCACGACGTGCTGCTGCGCGACTTCGAGTCCGGTCGGGCGCAACCGGTGGTCGTGGTGGTCAGCGCCGACCCGGCCACCTCGGCCGTACGCGACCTGATGAACCAGCTCAACCGGCTCCCGAACGTGATCCAGATGCAGCCCCGGCCGGACGTCCCCGGCAACGCCCTGGTGATCGACCTGACGCCGGAGGGCGCCACCGCCGGCCCGGAGTCCCGCGAACTGGTCCGCGCGGTACGGGCCCTGGACGCCCCGGTGCCGTTGCTGGTCGGTGGCGCCGCCGCCGAACTGGTCGACTACCGGTCGTCGGTCGCGCAGCGACTGCCGCTGGCCGTACTGGTGTTGTTGCTGGTCACCGGGGTGCTGCTGTTCGTGCTGACCGGTTCGGTGGTGATCGGGGTCAAGGCGCTGGTGATGAACGCCCTGACCCTGCTCGCCACCCTCGGCATCCTGGTGGTGGTCTTCCAGTGGGGTGTCGGGTCGGCCCTGCTCGGCGTCGAGTCGTGGGGTGCGATCGACCTGACCACGCCCGTCCTGCTCTTCGTGTTCGTGTACGGGCTCTCCATGGACTACGAGGTCTTCCTGCTGTCCCGGATTCGCGAGGAGTGGCTGCGCTGGTCGGGGCAGGTGACCGCGGCGGGTCGGGCGAGTGCCGGTGACCGGGCGGTGCTGGCCGGGATCACCCGTACCGGGCCGGTGGTGACCGCCGCCGCGGTCTGCATCGTCGTCGTTTTCCTCGGCTTCCTGCTCGGTGACCTGACCGCGGTCAAGGAGATCGGCTTCGGCATGGCGGTCGCGGTGATCCTGGACGTGACGGTCGTACGCGGACTGCTGCTGCCGGCACTGATGAGCCTGCTCGGCGAGTGGAACTGGTGGGCGCCGGGGCCGCTGCGCCGGCTGCACGAGCGGTGGTCGGGCCGGGTGGACCGGCGCCGGTGGCGGTTCCGGTGCCCGCTGGAGCCGGCCGCTGAACCGCGCCACATCCGACCCGGCACGCTGATGTTGACCGATTCCTGA
- a CDS encoding ATP-binding protein has protein sequence MTPDHGSERDATCFPELLRTLRRAAGMTQADLAVRAGVGVRTVRDLERGRAQRPQRTTVELLASALRLAGAERAEFIVSARGQNPAGTEPGSANPVGLAASGVGTVNNGVPAAVPVGRPAATGLGLPAPGALIGRDVEVPELAGLLTGGTGAAPSVVSLVGLAGVGKTALALAVADRVTPQHPGGVAGIVVTDLSTESDVLSAVATVFGVGRAQDLAARLAGGPSLLLVDAVERAPGAVAGALHRLIAGAPTLRVLATGRHPVGLAGERVWPVAPLEVPPADAPAELAVVAPYPAVELFLARLRQVRREPPQPDELDALLNLVRRLGGLPLAIELAAARGGILDLNGILDRYGDRVLDLARPAAVHEAVALTLRDAVAASYRLLDPDDQVALRRLSVFRNRWSVELAEAMLTGESDRAGRQLPADPVPLLDRLLALGLLSARGRGPFRFRLVDVVRDFAAETAAVDGEQVVIRRRHARVFAGLAARTAPELTGPNPGTAVSRLDEVSSDLWAALAHAATDDPHTALRLAASLVRWWRFRGRDVAGRQWLRRLLDDPRTAQADPTVRAWARVGVAQLAAAHGAGPQELPAARAALDWFHENRDVGGELAALGVLCGLWTATGGYGEARRLGETMLTLAGRNGRARDMGVAQHYLTWHEIRGADLTAARRRLAAMDLLGAQCGDERLRALARANLAEVARLDGRYADAVNQGRRVVAALSEYGDPTHRRQVLGTVGLALAQDGRLAEASAVLAELRMDGVSPVTSVDFRSPVGALDAGRPLVDDRGGGEDGTCALIEAILAVQRADREWAVEWYAAAAGAYATGGDLRGAAEALVGLVATTDDPEVRTVLLARIDQVCREGAITLLPRERAVLDAVPVVPPAAPVDPRDG, from the coding sequence ATGACTCCGGATCATGGGTCGGAGCGGGACGCCACCTGCTTCCCCGAGCTGCTGCGCACCCTGCGCCGGGCAGCCGGGATGACCCAGGCCGACCTCGCCGTACGGGCCGGGGTCGGAGTCCGGACCGTACGGGATCTGGAGCGGGGACGAGCGCAGCGCCCGCAACGAACCACGGTCGAACTGCTCGCCTCCGCGCTCCGCCTCGCCGGCGCCGAACGGGCGGAGTTCATCGTCTCGGCGCGGGGGCAGAACCCCGCCGGTACGGAGCCCGGATCGGCGAACCCGGTCGGCCTCGCGGCGAGCGGTGTGGGGACGGTGAACAACGGCGTACCGGCGGCGGTGCCGGTCGGCCGACCGGCGGCAACCGGTCTCGGCCTGCCCGCGCCGGGGGCACTCATCGGTCGGGACGTGGAGGTACCGGAGCTTGCCGGGTTGCTGACCGGGGGCACCGGCGCGGCACCCTCGGTGGTCAGCCTGGTGGGGCTCGCCGGGGTCGGCAAGACCGCCCTGGCCCTGGCCGTCGCCGACCGGGTGACACCGCAGCACCCGGGCGGGGTGGCCGGGATCGTGGTCACCGACCTGTCCACCGAGAGCGACGTACTGTCGGCGGTCGCCACCGTGTTCGGCGTCGGCCGGGCCCAGGACCTGGCCGCCCGGCTCGCCGGTGGACCCTCGTTGTTGCTGGTCGACGCGGTGGAACGGGCACCGGGGGCGGTGGCCGGGGCGCTGCACCGGCTGATCGCCGGGGCGCCGACGTTACGGGTGCTGGCCACCGGGCGGCATCCGGTCGGGTTGGCCGGTGAGCGGGTCTGGCCGGTGGCGCCGCTGGAGGTGCCGCCCGCCGACGCCCCCGCCGAACTGGCCGTGGTCGCCCCCTATCCGGCGGTCGAACTCTTCCTCGCCCGGCTGCGCCAGGTACGGCGGGAGCCCCCGCAGCCGGACGAACTCGACGCCCTGCTCAACCTGGTACGCCGGCTCGGCGGGTTGCCGCTCGCGATCGAGCTGGCGGCGGCGCGCGGGGGCATCCTCGACCTCAACGGGATCCTGGACCGGTACGGGGACCGGGTGCTGGATCTCGCCCGCCCGGCGGCGGTGCACGAGGCGGTCGCGTTGACCCTGCGGGACGCGGTGGCGGCCTCGTACCGGTTGCTCGATCCGGACGACCAGGTGGCCCTGCGCCGGCTGTCGGTCTTCCGGAACCGGTGGTCGGTCGAGCTGGCCGAGGCGATGCTGACCGGTGAGTCCGACCGGGCCGGGCGACAGTTGCCCGCGGACCCGGTGCCGCTGCTCGACCGGCTCCTGGCGCTCGGCCTGCTCAGCGCACGGGGGCGGGGCCCGTTCCGGTTCCGGCTGGTCGACGTGGTGCGCGACTTCGCCGCCGAGACGGCCGCGGTCGACGGGGAGCAGGTGGTGATCCGGCGCCGGCACGCGCGGGTGTTCGCCGGGCTGGCCGCACGGACCGCGCCCGAGCTGACCGGGCCGAATCCGGGCACTGCGGTGAGCCGGTTGGACGAGGTCTCCAGCGACCTCTGGGCCGCCCTGGCGCACGCCGCGACCGACGACCCGCACACCGCGTTGCGCCTGGCGGCGAGCCTGGTCCGGTGGTGGCGGTTCCGGGGCAGGGACGTCGCCGGGCGGCAGTGGCTGCGCCGGTTGCTGGACGATCCGCGTACCGCACAGGCCGATCCGACCGTACGGGCCTGGGCCCGGGTGGGGGTGGCCCAGCTCGCCGCCGCGCACGGTGCCGGTCCGCAGGAACTTCCGGCGGCGCGGGCGGCGCTGGACTGGTTCCACGAGAACCGGGACGTGGGCGGCGAACTGGCCGCTCTCGGTGTGCTCTGCGGGCTGTGGACGGCCACCGGTGGCTACGGCGAGGCGAGGCGGCTGGGCGAGACGATGCTGACCCTCGCCGGCCGCAACGGTCGGGCCAGGGACATGGGAGTGGCGCAGCACTATCTGACCTGGCACGAGATCAGGGGCGCGGACCTGACCGCGGCGCGGCGGCGGCTGGCCGCGATGGACCTGCTCGGCGCCCAGTGCGGGGACGAGCGGCTGCGGGCCCTGGCGCGGGCGAACCTGGCCGAGGTGGCCCGCCTCGACGGCCGGTACGCCGACGCCGTCAACCAGGGCCGGCGCGTGGTCGCCGCACTGAGCGAGTACGGCGATCCGACCCACCGCCGTCAGGTGCTCGGCACGGTCGGGTTGGCCCTGGCCCAGGACGGCCGGCTGGCCGAGGCGAGCGCGGTCCTGGCCGAGTTGCGGATGGACGGCGTGTCACCGGTGACGTCGGTGGACTTCCGGTCTCCGGTCGGCGCGCTCGACGCGGGACGGCCGCTCGTGGACGACCGGGGCGGTGGTGAGGACGGGACCTGCGCCCTGATCGAGGCGATCCTCGCCGTGCAGCGCGCCGACCGGGAGTGGGCGGTCGAGTGGTACGCCGCCGCGGCCGGCGCGTACGCCACCGGCGGTGATCTGCGGGGTGCGGCGGAGGCGTTGGTCGGGCTGGTCGCGACCACCGACGACCCGGAGGTACGAACGGTGCTGCTGGCCCGGATCGACCAGGTCTGCCGCGAGGGTGCGATCACCCTGCTGCCCCGGGAGCGGGCGGTCCTCGACGCGGTGCCGGTCGTGCCGCCGGCCGCCCCGGTTGACCCGAGGGACGGCTGA
- a CDS encoding MarR family winged helix-turn-helix transcriptional regulator gives MEVHAGLTSRFATQFDEHGLSPVEFEVLMRLARSPERRLRMSDLAAQTSLSTSGVTRVVDRMERDGLLCRHACPSDRRSLYAVVTPAGITRLEETLPGHLALIERWFTSQLDPKSLRGLLGALRDVRDAVNPGATAGSTGVSDPA, from the coding sequence ATGGAGGTGCACGCCGGGCTGACCTCCCGGTTCGCCACCCAGTTCGACGAGCACGGACTCTCGCCCGTCGAGTTCGAGGTGCTGATGCGCCTGGCCCGGTCACCCGAGCGGCGACTCCGGATGAGCGACCTCGCCGCCCAGACCTCCCTCTCCACCAGCGGGGTCACCCGCGTTGTCGACCGGATGGAGCGCGACGGGCTGCTCTGCCGCCACGCCTGCCCGTCCGACCGCCGCAGTCTCTACGCGGTGGTGACCCCTGCCGGGATAACCCGCCTGGAGGAAACCCTTCCCGGCCACCTGGCGTTGATCGAGCGGTGGTTCACCTCGCAACTCGACCCGAAGTCCCTGCGCGGTCTGCTCGGCGCGCTGCGGGACGTACGGGACGCGGTGAATCCGGGCGCCACCGCCGGCAGCACCGGGGTGAGCGACCCGGCGTAG
- a CDS encoding YceI family protein: MTSSTNPAIRSWDGLTIPAAGTYLLDQAHKRVGFVARHMMVSKVRGEFTEATATITVAEDPLQSSVTATISAASITTGQADRDAHLNSGDFFEVEKHPNLEYRSTGVKSHSGDEFVLAGELSIRGVTHPVDLKVEFHGVGTSPFGQEIFGFTATTEIDREDWGLTWNVGLETGGVLVGKKVKIEIEGEAVRQA, from the coding sequence ATGACCAGCAGCACGAACCCCGCCATCCGTAGCTGGGACGGCCTGACCATCCCGGCCGCTGGCACCTACCTGCTCGACCAGGCGCACAAGCGCGTCGGCTTCGTGGCTCGGCACATGATGGTGAGCAAGGTTCGGGGCGAGTTCACCGAGGCGACCGCGACCATCACCGTCGCCGAGGACCCGCTGCAGTCGTCGGTGACCGCCACCATCTCGGCCGCCAGCATCACCACCGGTCAGGCCGACCGCGACGCCCACCTCAACAGCGGCGACTTCTTCGAGGTGGAGAAGCACCCCAACCTGGAATACCGGAGCACCGGCGTCAAGTCGCACAGCGGCGACGAGTTCGTGCTCGCCGGTGAGCTGAGCATCCGTGGTGTCACCCACCCGGTCGACCTGAAGGTCGAGTTCCACGGCGTCGGCACCAGCCCGTTCGGGCAGGAGATCTTCGGGTTCACCGCGACCACCGAGATCGACCGTGAGGACTGGGGCCTGACCTGGAACGTGGGCCTGGAGACCGGCGGTGTGCTGGTCGGCAAGAAGGTCAAGATCGAGATCGAGGGCGAGGCCGTCCGTCAGGCCTGA
- a CDS encoding glutamate--cysteine ligase, translated as MGTEVGQSIFSRADRIRYRQKVRRCLDVFALMLDDFGFDAERPTTGLEIELNLVDADAEPAMRNEEILANLGDPMFQTELGQFNLEFNARPRLIEGAGFTDYERDLRLSLDRADDRAVKADASVILIGILPTLTERHLVADNLSTNTRYRILNDQIVAARGEDIEMDIRGVERLHTQTDSIAPEAACTSIQLHLQVAPDNFASYWNASQAIAGIQVAIGANSPYLYERQLWAETRVAVFEQATDTRPDELKAQGVRPRVWFGERWITSIFDLFEENVRYFPPLLPICEEEDPVEVLHRGGVPHLAELRLHNGTVYRWNRPVYDIMNGRPHLRVENRVLPAGPTIVDMLANAAFYFGLARELAEAERPIWSQLTFSAAEENFHAAARRGIDATVYWPRLGEVRVTDLVLDVLLPRAAVGLDRFGVAPAERDRLLGIIEQRCRTRRNGAVWQTKSVWAAEHHHGLDRSAALHRMLQRYGELQRTNEPVHTWPID; from the coding sequence ATGGGCACAGAGGTCGGACAAAGCATATTTTCCCGTGCGGATCGCATCCGCTACCGGCAGAAGGTTCGCCGCTGCCTGGATGTCTTCGCGCTGATGCTCGACGACTTCGGCTTCGACGCCGAACGGCCGACCACCGGCCTCGAGATCGAGCTGAACCTGGTCGACGCCGACGCCGAACCGGCGATGCGCAACGAGGAGATCCTGGCCAACCTCGGCGACCCGATGTTCCAGACCGAACTGGGACAGTTCAACCTGGAGTTCAACGCCCGACCCCGCCTCATCGAGGGCGCCGGTTTCACCGACTACGAACGGGACCTGCGGCTCAGCCTGGACCGCGCCGACGACCGGGCGGTCAAGGCCGACGCGTCCGTCATCCTGATCGGCATCCTGCCCACCCTCACCGAACGGCACCTGGTCGCCGACAACCTCTCCACCAACACGCGGTACCGCATCCTGAACGACCAGATCGTCGCCGCCCGGGGCGAGGACATCGAGATGGACATCCGGGGGGTCGAACGGCTGCACACCCAGACCGATTCGATCGCGCCCGAGGCGGCCTGCACCAGCATCCAACTCCACCTTCAGGTGGCGCCGGACAACTTCGCCAGCTACTGGAACGCCTCCCAGGCCATCGCCGGCATCCAGGTCGCGATCGGCGCGAACTCGCCGTACCTCTACGAACGGCAACTCTGGGCGGAGACCCGGGTCGCGGTCTTCGAGCAGGCGACCGACACCCGGCCGGACGAGCTCAAAGCCCAGGGCGTACGACCACGGGTCTGGTTCGGCGAGCGGTGGATCACCTCGATCTTCGACCTGTTCGAGGAGAACGTCCGGTACTTTCCCCCGCTGCTGCCGATCTGCGAGGAAGAGGACCCGGTCGAGGTGCTGCACCGCGGCGGGGTGCCACACCTGGCCGAACTGCGGCTGCACAACGGAACCGTCTACCGGTGGAACCGCCCGGTGTACGACATCATGAACGGCCGCCCCCACCTGCGGGTGGAGAACCGGGTCCTGCCGGCCGGACCGACCATCGTCGACATGCTGGCCAACGCCGCGTTCTACTTCGGCCTGGCCCGTGAACTGGCCGAGGCGGAACGGCCGATCTGGAGCCAGCTCACCTTCAGCGCGGCCGAGGAGAACTTCCACGCCGCCGCCCGGCGGGGCATCGACGCCACCGTCTACTGGCCCCGACTCGGCGAGGTAAGGGTCACCGACCTGGTCCTCGACGTACTGCTGCCCCGTGCCGCAGTGGGGCTGGACCGGTTCGGTGTGGCACCGGCGGAGCGGGACCGGCTGCTCGGCATCATCGAGCAGCGTTGCCGTACGCGTCGCAACGGTGCCGTCTGGCAGACAAAGTCGGTGTGGGCCGCCGAGCATCACCACGGGCTGGACCGATCGGCGGCGTTACACCGGATGTTGCAGCGCTACGGCGAACTCCAGCGCACCAACGAACCCGTACACACCTGGCCGATCGACTGA
- a CDS encoding PASTA domain-containing protein, producing the protein MTDGNASWQTSSPVEQPDRPRRGAMVAGAAVATVLLATIGAIGGWALANSEGSDPTTGAGPEVTSTIEPSPTKTKTRPPTSPPKTAPTPKAPAGQFALPDLTGQSFERVRQDLRELGLGWTLMFGDSGEDPTVVRTDPPANTNVRKGTTVKVYVSGAAPMTDVPEVTGLSCDQAKAVLVDSGFGIEYRTGKTGPVLRQEPGPNEKRRWNESIVIYCGSPPNLPGQPTPAAT; encoded by the coding sequence ATGACGGATGGGAACGCGAGCTGGCAGACCTCGTCGCCGGTCGAGCAGCCGGATCGGCCGCGCCGGGGGGCGATGGTCGCCGGGGCGGCGGTGGCGACGGTGCTGCTCGCCACCATCGGGGCGATCGGCGGTTGGGCACTGGCCAACAGCGAGGGCAGCGATCCGACCACCGGCGCCGGTCCGGAGGTGACCAGCACCATCGAACCGTCCCCGACGAAGACGAAGACCCGTCCGCCCACCTCGCCGCCGAAGACCGCGCCGACGCCCAAGGCGCCCGCCGGTCAGTTCGCGCTGCCCGACCTCACCGGGCAGAGCTTCGAACGGGTACGTCAGGACCTGCGCGAGCTGGGGCTCGGCTGGACCCTGATGTTCGGGGACTCCGGCGAGGATCCGACGGTGGTGCGTACCGATCCTCCAGCCAACACGAATGTCCGCAAGGGCACCACCGTGAAGGTGTACGTGTCCGGGGCGGCGCCGATGACGGACGTACCGGAGGTGACCGGCCTCAGCTGTGACCAGGCGAAGGCGGTCCTGGTCGACTCGGGATTCGGGATCGAGTACCGCACCGGTAAGACCGGCCCGGTCCTGCGGCAGGAGCCGGGGCCGAACGAGAAGCGCCGGTGGAACGAGTCGATCGTGATCTACTGCGGCAGCCCGCCGAACCTGCCGGGACAGCCGACACCTGCGGCTACCTAG
- a CDS encoding PASTA domain-containing protein produces MSEEPAGPPATDRESESVTDGDAESAQSESAPATDAVDRQPTGDETALLPGTPAGSSADETVALPDPSSATGADATQVLPTPPAPGGDETQVLPTPPAPGADATQVLPTPPATSGTDETVALPGPSAGTGVDETVALPRPPATQGVDETVALPGPSAGPGPDETQVLPTPSASTPSAASGGDETVALPPAAGSASDETMALPRPPAESGGDETMPLPGRSSGSDSDQTMAIPRPPVGPASDVTAKLPRRTSDGLSRTSTFPAVRDGGQPPGGAWSGRAGVPPPDVRGPAPAEWPGDDGRSNRRWWFPILVGLIALILLGVLAFAIWLIAQANPDDSGPAPVKPSPSPTATAVRTSAVPTTPPPTPTETAPSTVAVPPVIGLSQEEAQALLDQAGLPFQVQFRESNRPAGTVIACDPRPSSLIAVGTQVTLTVAEPPAPPTPTPTPSPTDGPPVTPDPTPTA; encoded by the coding sequence GTGTCGGAGGAACCCGCCGGGCCCCCGGCAACCGACCGGGAGTCCGAGTCGGTGACCGACGGGGACGCTGAGTCGGCACAGTCGGAGTCGGCACCCGCGACGGACGCCGTGGATCGGCAGCCCACGGGCGACGAGACGGCGTTGCTGCCGGGCACTCCCGCCGGTTCGTCCGCCGACGAGACGGTGGCGCTGCCGGACCCGTCGTCTGCCACCGGTGCGGATGCGACGCAGGTGCTGCCGACGCCGCCTGCCCCTGGCGGGGACGAGACACAGGTGCTGCCCACACCACCTGCCCCTGGCGCGGACGCGACGCAGGTGCTGCCGACGCCGCCCGCCACCTCCGGCACCGACGAAACCGTGGCGTTGCCCGGTCCGTCTGCCGGCACGGGCGTCGACGAGACGGTGGCGCTGCCGCGCCCGCCTGCTACTCAGGGCGTTGACGAGACGGTGGCGCTGCCCGGTCCGTCTGCCGGCCCGGGACCGGATGAGACGCAGGTGTTGCCGACACCGTCCGCGTCGACACCGTCCGCTGCTTCGGGTGGTGACGAAACCGTGGCGCTGCCCCCGGCGGCGGGTTCGGCGAGCGACGAGACGATGGCGTTGCCCCGGCCGCCCGCCGAATCGGGCGGCGACGAGACGATGCCGTTGCCGGGCCGGTCGTCCGGCTCGGATAGTGATCAAACCATGGCGATTCCGCGTCCGCCGGTCGGTCCGGCGAGCGACGTGACGGCCAAGCTGCCGCGACGTACGTCCGACGGGTTGAGCCGTACGTCGACGTTCCCGGCGGTCCGCGACGGCGGCCAGCCGCCGGGCGGAGCCTGGTCGGGGCGGGCGGGTGTGCCGCCGCCCGACGTACGCGGACCGGCGCCCGCCGAGTGGCCCGGCGACGACGGGCGGTCCAACCGGCGCTGGTGGTTCCCGATTCTCGTGGGCCTGATCGCGCTGATCCTGCTCGGTGTCCTGGCTTTTGCCATCTGGCTGATCGCACAGGCGAATCCGGATGACAGCGGACCCGCACCGGTCAAGCCGTCACCGAGCCCGACCGCCACCGCCGTGCGGACCTCGGCGGTGCCGACCACGCCCCCGCCGACTCCCACCGAGACCGCCCCCAGCACCGTTGCGGTGCCACCGGTCATCGGGCTGAGCCAGGAGGAGGCCCAGGCACTGCTCGACCAGGCGGGACTTCCCTTCCAGGTGCAGTTCCGCGAGTCGAACCGCCCGGCCGGGACGGTCATCGCCTGCGACCCGCGGCCGAGTTCGCTCATCGCGGTCGGAACGCAGGTCACCCTGACGGTTGCCGAGCCGCCGGCGCCGCCGACGCCCACCCCGACTCCGTCGCCGACCGACGGGCCGCCGGTCACGCCCGATCCGACACCGACCGCCTGA
- a CDS encoding helix-turn-helix domain-containing protein, translating to MSERRSPTIRRRRLGAELRRLREAAGVTIEVVAERLECSQSKISRIETGHTTATVRDVRDMISIYGIVGAESEDLLQIAREARQKGWWASYSTVLTSAYVGFEAAAGSIRAYEQQVVPGLLQTEDYAKAMIRSARPDITADEVEQRVRVRLSRQSLLHQDDPIDVWVVLDETVVSRPVGGDEVMRDQLKRLVEAADQPNVTIQILPFDVGAHAGMDGTFTILDFPEPGDPPVVYAENATGGLFLEKPDELQKYAFIFDHIRAAAIRPEDSVALIAKLAEEPLWKKWRQRGFA from the coding sequence GTGTCTGAGCGCCGGAGCCCGACAATCCGCCGCCGCCGACTGGGAGCTGAGTTGCGCCGGCTCCGGGAGGCGGCCGGAGTGACAATCGAGGTGGTCGCCGAGCGGCTGGAATGCTCGCAATCAAAGATCTCACGTATTGAGACAGGTCATACCACCGCAACCGTTCGTGACGTACGCGACATGATCAGCATTTACGGCATCGTCGGTGCCGAGAGCGAGGACCTGCTCCAGATTGCCCGGGAGGCCCGGCAGAAGGGTTGGTGGGCCTCCTACAGCACCGTACTGACCAGCGCATACGTCGGGTTCGAGGCGGCTGCCGGCTCGATTCGGGCGTACGAGCAGCAGGTCGTGCCGGGTCTTCTGCAGACCGAGGACTACGCCAAGGCGATGATCCGGTCGGCCCGGCCCGACATCACCGCGGACGAAGTCGAGCAGCGGGTCCGTGTCCGGTTGAGTCGTCAGTCGTTACTGCACCAAGACGATCCGATCGACGTGTGGGTGGTGCTCGATGAGACGGTGGTGAGTCGGCCGGTCGGTGGCGACGAGGTCATGCGCGACCAGCTGAAGCGGCTGGTGGAAGCGGCCGATCAGCCGAATGTGACGATCCAGATCCTGCCGTTCGACGTCGGCGCGCATGCCGGCATGGACGGCACCTTCACGATTCTCGACTTTCCGGAGCCGGGCGACCCGCCGGTGGTGTACGCCGAAAATGCCACGGGTGGGCTCTTCCTGGAGAAGCCCGACGAATTGCAGAAGTACGCCTTTATTTTCGATCACATTCGAGCAGCGGCAATCCGTCCGGAGGATTCCGTAGCTCTTATTGCGAAGTTGGCAGAGGAGCCATTGTGGAAGAAGTGGAGACAAAGGGGTTTCGCGTAG
- a CDS encoding DUF397 domain-containing protein translates to METKGFRVDLSRAAWYKSSRSGPNCDNCVEVAFVSGAIAVRDSKNAAGPALIFTPDEWDAFVGGAKDGEFDLG, encoded by the coding sequence GTGGAGACAAAGGGGTTTCGCGTAGACCTCAGTCGCGCAGCCTGGTACAAGAGCTCGCGCAGCGGGCCGAACTGTGACAACTGCGTCGAGGTGGCCTTCGTGAGTGGCGCGATCGCCGTTCGTGACTCGAAGAACGCGGCCGGGCCAGCCCTGATCTTCACGCCGGACGAGTGGGACGCCTTCGTCGGCGGTGCCAAGGACGGCGAGTTCGACCTGGGCTAG